The proteins below are encoded in one region of Pomacea canaliculata isolate SZHN2017 linkage group LG7, ASM307304v1, whole genome shotgun sequence:
- the LOC112567885 gene encoding uncharacterized protein LOC112567885 isoform X1, with amino-acid sequence MLYHLLLQTLKTQQSAGASPGQPHLLLYDLYDNNEKEAEKIVNDLSQAATGGSLYVIVDEAGLDFHTVCDKLRTQVPDLHLWAASCFHRYAPAGWQVEYLTRPLRSPPAVVREVKKDAWITEYRLVQPYSERGVPDHTDGPPVTRLYHQHHGHSDDGPDDCVTCGRDVASFLHSLRVGVTENVTTLATTVTSTNGGTTPPCLQWRDVLVLHWDDISDDSGVMKGLKEAGIPVRVMKDDDIEDVATARSDVVWVAREDRVCGLERKVVVCLKDQVLTRLYSTSRCSSQLLIVYYRQGKGYLTSSHGV; translated from the exons atgttgtatcacctgttgctgcagacactaaagacacaacagtcagcaggtgcatcccccggtcagcctcacctgcTGCTGTATGATCTTTATGACAATAATGAGAAGGAGGCGGAGAAGatcgtcaacgacttgtcacaggcagcaacaggagggtcgttgtacgtcatcgttGATGAAGCGGG gttAGACTTCCACactgtgtgtgacaagctgcGGACACAAGTTCCtgatctccatctttgggcggcaagttgtttccatagatacgcacccgccggctggcaagtggaatatttaaccagacccctccgctctccaccggccgtcgtcagggaagtcaaGAAGGACGCGTGGATCACTGAGTACCGTCTTGTCcagccgtacagtgagcgaggtgtgcccgaccacacagacggcccgccagtcacacgactgtatcaccaaCATCACGGTCACTCAGATGACGGTCCAgatgactgtgtgacgtgcggtcgtgacgtggccagcttcctacacagtctccgtgttggtgttacag agaatgtcacgacaTTAGCCACGACCGTCACCTCCACCAACGGCGGCACAACACCgccctgcctgcagtggagagacgtgtTGGTGTTGCACTGGGATGACATTAGTGACGACTCGGGTGTGATGAAGGGACTgaaagaagcgggtatcccagtgcgggtgatgaaggacgatgacatcgaggacgttgccacggcccgcagtgacgtggtgtgggtggcgagGGAAGatcgtgtttgtggtctggagagaaaagtcgtcgtctgtctgaaGGATCAAGTTTTAACGCGGTTGTACTCCACGTCCCGGTGTTCGTCACAACTTCTGATTGTCTACTATCGACAAGGCAAAGGGtatctgacgtcatcacatgGTGTGTAG
- the LOC112567885 gene encoding uncharacterized protein LOC112567885 isoform X2: MLYHLLLQTLKTQQSAGASPGQPHLLLYDLYDNNEKEAEKIVNDLSQAATGGSLYVIVDEAGLDFHTVCDKLRTQVPDLHLWAASCFHRYAPAGWQVEYLTRPLRSPPAVVREVKKDAWITEYRLVQPYSERGVPDHTDGPPVTRLYHQHHGHSDDGPDDCVTCGRDVASFLHSLRVGVTG; this comes from the exons atgttgtatcacctgttgctgcagacactaaagacacaacagtcagcaggtgcatcccccggtcagcctcacctgcTGCTGTATGATCTTTATGACAATAATGAGAAGGAGGCGGAGAAGatcgtcaacgacttgtcacaggcagcaacaggagggtcgttgtacgtcatcgttGATGAAGCGGG gttAGACTTCCACactgtgtgtgacaagctgcGGACACAAGTTCCtgatctccatctttgggcggcaagttgtttccatagatacgcacccgccggctggcaagtggaatatttaaccagacccctccgctctccaccggccgtcgtcagggaagtcaaGAAGGACGCGTGGATCACTGAGTACCGTCTTGTCcagccgtacagtgagcgaggtgtgcccgaccacacagacggcccgccagtcacacgactgtatcaccaaCATCACGGTCACTCAGATGACGGTCCAgatgactgtgtgacgtgcggtcgtgacgtggccagcttcctacacagtctccgtgttggtgttacag GGTGA